TATACAAGATTAAACAAAAAGCTTCAGACTTATACACCCTGCCTGATCGTGGTAGGATTGTACCGGAGTTGAAAGATCAAGGAATACACATCTATCGCGAAATAATATTGCATCCCTGGCGAATTATTTACAGAATATCAGATACAACTGTTTTTGTGTTATCTGTCATAGATTCGCGACGGAATGTCGAAGATATTTTGTTGAACCGATTCGTCAAATGAAAGAATTGCCAACCAGCGCGTGTACTCGGACGCGCGGAAGATCGCCGCGCGCCGGTAACGCGTAGCGTTCTTCCGAATCGGCCCTCTTATACCCCAAAAGGTGCACCGCAACTGTGTAAACTTGCGGGCTTTTACAATTGCCAGCATCCGACTTCCCGAGATCAATTCAATGTTTACTGGGTCCCCGTCTTCACGTGAATGACGGAAATGGGCGATTTCGGACTTTTTTACATGTCCATCACACTTGCATCTTGTAACTTTTTTCTAAATTTCCTGAAGTTTTCGATAAAGGGTTTTTCGATCAAACCCTAAGAGTTCGGCAGCCTTGGATTTATTCCCCCCGACTTCGATCAATACCCGCCTGATATATTCCCTTTCCAATTGCTCCAGGGTCTGTTTTTTGAGAAGCCCTTTTTCTATCAGGTCCCCGTCTTCAGCTTCCGAAAGCATGGAGAGCGGCAAATCTTTCGGAAGGATCACCTCCTGCTGACATAAAGTGATGGCCCTTTGAATAATGTTTTCCAGTTCCCGGACATTTCCCGGCCAGGGGTAATTTAATAGAATTTTTAGAGTCTCTTCAGAAATCCCCGAAATTTTTTTCCGGGTTTCTTTCCCGAATTTATTGATAAAATGCTGAATCAGAAGAGGGATGTCTTCCTTCCGTTCCATAAGAGGCGGCAAATCGATATCGATGACCTTTAATCGATAGTAAAGGTCTTCCCGAAATCGGCCCTGTTGAATCAGGTCCTTAATCTTCCGGTTTGAGGCCGAGATCAGCCGGACATCAATAGCATAGGAATGGGTATCCCCCAAAGGCCGCACTTCTCTCTCTTCAATCACCCGGAGTAATTTTACCTGCACCATGAGGGGCATCTCCGTTATTTCATCCAGAAAAACCGTCCCCCCGGCGGCTTCAAATAACAACCCCCGTTTGTCTGTTTTGGCATCGGTAAAGGCGCCTTTTTTATATCCGAATAATTCGCTTTCCAGGAGTGATTCCGGTATGGCCGCACAGTTTACCGCAATGAAGGGGCCGTCTTTTCTGGTGCTGTTATAGTGGATGGCTTTAGCCACCAACTCCTTGCCCGTTCCGCTTTTCCCGGTGATCAGGACATTTCCGGAGCTGTCCCGGATACACTCAATGAGAGCATAGATATTCTGCATCAGGGGACTTTTACCGATGAGATGGTGGAAGTGGTATCGGGACTCGACCTCTTTTTTCAGTCGAACCACTTCTTTCTTCAATTGGCGATTTTCCAGGGCTTTCTTAACCGTCAGGACGATCTCATCGATGCGAAAGGGTTTGGTAATGTAATCATAGGCGCCCATCTTGATGGCCTTAATGGCCGATTCAATGGTCCCGAAGGCGGTAATAATAATGACGGGCGTCAGAGGGGCCGATTTCCTGGCTTCTTCAAGGAGATCCAGACCTTTCAAGCCCTTCATTTTCAAGTCTGTTATCATAACATCGAACTCTTCTTTTTTGAGAATCCTGGAGGCCTCTATACTGTCCTCCAGAGCCAGGACCGAGAATCCCTCTCCTTTCAGGACATCGGACAGCAAGCTGCACATCTCAAGATCGTCATCGACGACTAAAATTTTGATGCCCCTATCCATTTCCCCTTACCTCCTCTTGCCTGGCCGGGAGATAGACCTTAAAGACCGATCCTTTTCCGACCGCACTTTCCACATCGATCCAGCCCTCATGATCCTGGAGGATTCCCAGAGTAACCATCAAACCCAGCCCGGTCCCGGTTTTCTTGGTGGTAAAAAAGGGATTAAAAATATTTTTGATTACTTCTCTTTCCATCCCGATCCCGGTATCCTCCAGGACGATCTCCAGATAAAGCCTCTCACTATCCTCAAGGCCCTCCTTACTAAGCTTTCTCGGAAAAGCGGAAAGGCGAATCAGGCCCCCCTCGGGCATAGATTGGATGGCATTTAAAAGGAGATTTAAAAAGGCCTGCTGCAGTTGGTCCGGATCTCCATTGACGGGGGGGAGATGATCCTCCCATTTTTTGATTATGGTAATGCCTTGTTTTTTGATTTGTTGGTCCAGGAGGTCCAGGGTGGCTTCTAAAAAAGGGTCGATATTCAGGGCCCCCGGTTCGGGTTTCTTTTTTCTGACAAAACCAAGGAGTTGTTGAATGATCAGGGTGATGCGCTCGGTTTGGGAAAGGATAATATCCAAATTTTTACGAATCTCTTCCTGATCTTCCACTCTTCGTTTGACCAATTCCGTCCGGCCGTAAATTATGTTGAGAGGGGTCCCGACCTCGTGGGCCAGACCAGAGGCCAACTGGCCGATGGTAGCCAATTTTTCGGATTGTCTGAGACTCCTTTCCAACTCTAATTTTTCCTCAGCCTCCCGAATGATCCGATCCCGGGCATCTTTTAAATCGACCGACATTTGATTGAAGGCCTGGGCTAATTCGGAAAGCTCATCCCCTTTTTTAAGGGTTATCCGGTGGTCGAGATTTCCCGCAGCCAGATTCTTGACCCCCTCAATCAGTTTGGAGATGGGCAGCGTAACCCATTTTCTGGTACCGAAAAGAACCAGCGTTACCGTTCCGCCGATGAGCACGAAGATCGTGATAAAAATATTCCTTTGGGCCTTCTTGAGTTCTTCTTCCATAAAAAAGGTATCTTGAAGGATCGACACCCCACCAATGGTCTTCCCCTTCCGGTCGTTCAAGGGGAAGGCATATAAAAATACAGGGGCGTTTTTATAAGTCCCAAAGGTTTCCTGGGCCTGATTCTCCTGTATGGATCTCATAATCCAGGTAAAATAAGGTTCAATGCCCTCTTGTAAAGAATGGGAACGGAACAGGGCCTTTTCTCTTTGGAAATAGACAATAACCCCGAGGGTCCTTTCGTATTTGGTTACCGCATCGATCAGACCCTGTATAGAGGCCATCTCGTCCGGTTGAAAAATCTTCTCGATCGATACTTCGAGGGTTCGACCGGTACTTCTGGCTTCGGCCTTCATTTTTCTTACCAGGATGTCCCGCCGGGAAAAAATATCAAAATAACCAAATCCGGAAAGGACGACGATGATGATAAGGGAAAGAAATATCGTCAGTTTTGTTCCTATTTTCAATTTATTACCTCAACCGTGGGGAAAATTCCCTTTAGTGATTTTCAGCGTCTTTCCTGAAATGTTTTTGGGCCAGTCATTTATACCACAATCGATCCATCGAATCCATTGGAGATCAATCGGGTTACGGAAGT
This Deltaproteobacteria bacterium DNA region includes the following protein-coding sequences:
- a CDS encoding sigma-54-dependent Fis family transcriptional regulator yields the protein MDRGIKILVVDDDLEMCSLLSDVLKGEGFSVLALEDSIEASRILKKEEFDVMITDLKMKGLKGLDLLEEARKSAPLTPVIIITAFGTIESAIKAIKMGAYDYITKPFRIDEIVLTVKKALENRQLKKEVVRLKKEVESRYHFHHLIGKSPLMQNIYALIECIRDSSGNVLITGKSGTGKELVAKAIHYNSTRKDGPFIAVNCAAIPESLLESELFGYKKGAFTDAKTDKRGLLFEAAGGTVFLDEITEMPLMVQVKLLRVIEEREVRPLGDTHSYAIDVRLISASNRKIKDLIQQGRFREDLYYRLKVIDIDLPPLMERKEDIPLLIQHFINKFGKETRKKISGISEETLKILLNYPWPGNVRELENIIQRAITLCQQEVILPKDLPLSMLSEAEDGDLIEKGLLKKQTLEQLEREYIRRVLIEVGGNKSKAAELLGFDRKTLYRKLQEI
- a CDS encoding type II toxin-antitoxin system RelE/ParE family toxin; the encoded protein is MTKKYQVKWAAVAQSDLKQIIDYIALESPGNALQILYKIKQKASDLYTLPDRGRIVPELKDQGIHIYREIILHPWRIIYRISDTTVFVLSVIDSRRNVEDILLNRFVK
- a CDS encoding HAMP domain-containing protein — its product is MKIGTKLTIFLSLIIIVVLSGFGYFDIFSRRDILVRKMKAEARSTGRTLEVSIEKIFQPDEMASIQGLIDAVTKYERTLGVIVYFQREKALFRSHSLQEGIEPYFTWIMRSIQENQAQETFGTYKNAPVFLYAFPLNDRKGKTIGGVSILQDTFFMEEELKKAQRNIFITIFVLIGGTVTLVLFGTRKWVTLPISKLIEGVKNLAAGNLDHRITLKKGDELSELAQAFNQMSVDLKDARDRIIREAEEKLELERSLRQSEKLATIGQLASGLAHEVGTPLNIIYGRTELVKRRVEDQEEIRKNLDIILSQTERITLIIQQLLGFVRKKKPEPGALNIDPFLEATLDLLDQQIKKQGITIIKKWEDHLPPVNGDPDQLQQAFLNLLLNAIQSMPEGGLIRLSAFPRKLSKEGLEDSERLYLEIVLEDTGIGMEREVIKNIFNPFFTTKKTGTGLGLMVTLGILQDHEGWIDVESAVGKGSVFKVYLPARQEEVRGNG